Proteins from a single region of Lepus europaeus isolate LE1 chromosome 4, mLepTim1.pri, whole genome shotgun sequence:
- the STARD4 gene encoding stAR-related lipid transfer protein 4 isoform X1, with amino-acid sequence MGCWCCRRRINQREQMESLADAAAFSTKLKNTLIQYHSIDSDQWRVVKKTKDVTVWRKPSEEFNGYLYKAQGVIDDIVNTVVDHIRPGPCRLDWDSLMTSLDILKHFEENCCVMRYTTAGQLWNIISPREFVDFSYTVGYKEGLLSCGISLDWSEKRPEFVRGYNHPCGWFCVPLKENPHQSLLTGYIQTDLRGMVPQSAVDTAMAGTLTNFYGDLRKALRNP; translated from the exons atgggatgctggtgctgcagacggaggattaaccaa AGAGAGCAAATGGAAAGCCTGGCTGATGCTGCTGCCTTTTCGACTAAACTTAAAAACACTCTCATCCAGTACCACAGCATTGACAGTGATCAGTGGCGTGTTGTGAAGAAAACG aaaGATGTAACAGTTTGGAGAAAGCCCTCAGAAGAATTTAATGGATATCT cTACAAAGCCCAAGGTGTTATAGATGACATTGTCAATACCGTAGTCGACCATATCCGTCCGGGGCCCTGTCGCTTGGATTGGGATAGTTTAATGACTTCACTGGATATTTTGAAGCACTTTGAAGAG AACTGCTGTGTGATGCGCTACACGACTGCCGGCCAGCTTTGGAACATCATTTCTCCTAGAGAGTTTGTGGATTTCTCCTACACCGTGGGCTATAAGGAAGGACTTTTATCATGTG GGATAAGTCTTGACTGGAGTGAAAAGAGACCAGAATTTGTTCGTGGCTATAACCATCCTTGTGGCTGGTTTTGTGTTCCACTTAAGGAGAATCCACACCAGAGTCTGCTGACGGGCTACATTCAGACAGACCTGCGTGGGATGGTTCCTCAGTCTGCGGTGGACACAGCCATGGCAGGCACGCTCACCAACTTCTATGGAGACTTACGGAAAGCCCTGCGGAATCCATAG
- the STARD4 gene encoding stAR-related lipid transfer protein 4 isoform X2 has product MESLADAAAFSTKLKNTLIQYHSIDSDQWRVVKKTKDVTVWRKPSEEFNGYLYKAQGVIDDIVNTVVDHIRPGPCRLDWDSLMTSLDILKHFEENCCVMRYTTAGQLWNIISPREFVDFSYTVGYKEGLLSCGISLDWSEKRPEFVRGYNHPCGWFCVPLKENPHQSLLTGYIQTDLRGMVPQSAVDTAMAGTLTNFYGDLRKALRNP; this is encoded by the exons ATGGAAAGCCTGGCTGATGCTGCTGCCTTTTCGACTAAACTTAAAAACACTCTCATCCAGTACCACAGCATTGACAGTGATCAGTGGCGTGTTGTGAAGAAAACG aaaGATGTAACAGTTTGGAGAAAGCCCTCAGAAGAATTTAATGGATATCT cTACAAAGCCCAAGGTGTTATAGATGACATTGTCAATACCGTAGTCGACCATATCCGTCCGGGGCCCTGTCGCTTGGATTGGGATAGTTTAATGACTTCACTGGATATTTTGAAGCACTTTGAAGAG AACTGCTGTGTGATGCGCTACACGACTGCCGGCCAGCTTTGGAACATCATTTCTCCTAGAGAGTTTGTGGATTTCTCCTACACCGTGGGCTATAAGGAAGGACTTTTATCATGTG GGATAAGTCTTGACTGGAGTGAAAAGAGACCAGAATTTGTTCGTGGCTATAACCATCCTTGTGGCTGGTTTTGTGTTCCACTTAAGGAGAATCCACACCAGAGTCTGCTGACGGGCTACATTCAGACAGACCTGCGTGGGATGGTTCCTCAGTCTGCGGTGGACACAGCCATGGCAGGCACGCTCACCAACTTCTATGGAGACTTACGGAAAGCCCTGCGGAATCCATAG